The following coding sequences are from one Chelonoidis abingdonii isolate Lonesome George chromosome 4, CheloAbing_2.0, whole genome shotgun sequence window:
- the LOC142046663 gene encoding uncharacterized protein LOC142046663, whose translation MQSPENRKRAPAWTAREVLDLIAIWGEDSVLTELHSKRRNEKIFEKISKAMMGKGHTRDSVQCRVKVKELRQAYQKTKEADGRSGSGPKTCHFYAELHAILGGCATTTPPLSVDSEMGVIISTMAEDSAEGEDEEEEEEEEDDLAASTQHSVSPNSQELFVTQTELPSQPSQATSPDSEAMEATSAAHFSSLPTPSRRLAQIRQRKKRT comes from the exons atgcagtctcctgagaatcgaaaaagagctccagcatggactgcacgggaggtactggatctgatcgctatatggggagaggattcagtgctaacagaactccattccaaaagacgaaatgaaaaaatatttgaaaaaatttccaaggctatgatgggaaaaggccacaccagggactcagtgcagtgcagagtgaaagttaaggagctcagacaagcataccagaaaaccaaagaagcagatggaagatcagggtcagggccgaaaacatgccacttctatgctgagctgcatgcaattttagggggctgcgccaccactaccccccccctgtccgtggattccgagatgggggttataatctcaaccatggctgaggattcagcggagggggaagatgaggaggaggaggaggaagaggaggacgaccttgcagcgagcacacagcactccgttagccccaacagccaggagctttttgtgacccagacggaattaccctcccagccctcccaagccactagtccagacagtgaagccatggaagcgacctctg ctgcacatttttcaagcctccctactccatcccgaaggctagctcagataaggcagaggaagaagaggacgtga